Proteins from a genomic interval of Bos mutus isolate GX-2022 chromosome 15, NWIPB_WYAK_1.1, whole genome shotgun sequence:
- the MYOD1 gene encoding myoblast determination protein 1: protein MELLSPPLRDVDLTGPDGSLCNFATADDFYDDPCFDSPDLRFFEDLDPRLVHVGALLKPEEHSHFPAAAHPAPGAREDEHVRAPSGHHQAGRCLLWACKACKRKTTNADRRKAATMRERRRLSKVNEAFETLKRCTSSNPNQRLPKVEILRNAIRYIEGLQALLRDQDAAPPGAAAAFYAPGPLPPGRSGEHYSGDSDASSPRSNCSDGMMDYSGPPSGARRRNCYDRTYYSEAPNEPRPGKSAAVSSLDCLSSIVERISTESPAAPALLLADAPPESSPGPQEAAGSEVERGTPAPSPDTAPQGLAGANPNPIYQVL from the exons ATGGAGCTGCTGTCGCCGCCGCTCCGCGACGTAGACTTGACGGGCCCCGACGGCTCTCTCTGCAACTTTGCAACAGCGGACGACTTCTATGATGACCCGTGTTTCGACTCCCCGGACCTGCGCTTCTTCGAGGACCTGGATCCGCGCCTCGTGCACGTGGGCGCGCTCCTGAAGCCCGAGGAACACTCGCACTTCCCTGCAGCCGCGCACCCGGCCCCGGGCGCGCGCGAGGACGAGCATGTGCGCGCGCCCAGCGGGCACCACCAGGCGGGCCGCTGTTTACTGTGGGCCTGCAAGGCGTGCAAACGCAAGACGACTAACGCCGACCGCCGCAAGGCTGCTACCATGCGCGAGCGGCGCCGCCTGAGCAAAGTCAACGAGGCCTTCGAGACGCTCAAACGCTGCACGTCTAGCAACCCAAACCAGCGGCTGCCCAAGGTGGAGATCCTGCGCAACGCCATCCGCTATATCGAAGGCCTGCAGGCGCTGCTTCGCGACCAGGACGCCGCGCCTCCCGGCGCTGCCGCTGCCTTTTACGCGCCTGGCCCGTTGCCCCCCGGCCGCAGCGGCGAACACTACAGCGGCGACTCGGACGCTTCCAGTCCGCGCTCCAACTGTTCCGACGGCATG ATGGACTACAGCGGCCCCCCGAGTGGTGCCCGGCGGCGGAACTGCTACGACCGCACTTACTACAGCGAGGCGCCCAACG AACCCCGGCCTGGGAAGAGCGCTGCGGTGTCGAGCCTCGACTGCCTGTCCAGCATCGTGGAGCGCATCTCCACCGAGAGCCCCGCCGCGCCCGCGCTTCTGCTAGCCGACGCGCCGCCGGAGTCGTCTCCTGGCCCGCAGGAGGCCGCCGGGAGCGAGGTGGAGCGCGGCACCCCCGCTCCTTCCCCCGACACTGCCCCTCAGGGCCTCGCGGGCGCGAACCCCAACCCGATTTACCAGGTGCTCTGA